A single region of the Candidatus Poribacteria bacterium genome encodes:
- a CDS encoding transcriptional regulator — translation MELEIYQDRKFKDYHIEQLRDPEDAKICLSVALEDYEKNEDIDAFLLAVRDVAEAQGGISKLAERLSLTDEGLHKVLSENGNPQLNTIRKILHELGFKLSIESRKNRPQAV, via the coding sequence ATGGAATTAGAAATATATCAAGACCGAAAATTCAAAGACTATCACATAGAGCAACTACGCGACCCAGAAGACGCAAAAATATGTCTTTCCGTGGCACTTGAGGATTACGAAAAAAATGAGGACATAGATGCGTTTTTACTTGCAGTCAGAGATGTGGCGGAGGCACAGGGAGGTATATCTAAGTTAGCCGAGCGTCTCAGCCTTACCGATGAAGGACTTCACAAAGTTCTATCCGAAAATGGGAATCCACAACTCAACACGATACGCAAAATACTGCACGAGTTAGGATTTAAACTTTCAATAGAATCACGGAAAAACCGACCACAAGCCGTATGA
- a CDS encoding threonine synthase encodes MQYQCPKCNNTYQVSPLRYKCDCGNPLNLVTDSRILPNAQVPAAMSLWRYREALPIGEDTEIVTLGEGMTPLVPLDVNTPEHFAKLDYLCPTGSYKDRGASVLLTHLKALGVDTVVEDSSGNAGAAIAAYSARAGIHCTIYCPESTSKGKLRQISAYGAELKLVAGNRMATTEAVKLAAETTCYASHNWHPFFLEGTKTLAYEITEQLGWRAPTHVICPVGFGSIYLGLAIGFRELQTQGIIESIPRLLGVQPDVCCPIYNAYTENDTSISRMKQTGDTLAEGITAELPIRGDNILEALHLSNGAFTTVNDTDIEDGMKTLATKGIYVEPTSAVIVKAYQKFQEASVIQEGDLTVSILTGIGLKASK; translated from the coding sequence ATGCAATATCAATGTCCCAAATGCAACAACACCTATCAAGTCTCGCCTTTACGCTACAAGTGCGACTGTGGCAACCCATTGAACCTCGTTACGGATTCACGTATTTTGCCGAACGCACAGGTTCCAGCGGCGATGTCGCTCTGGCGGTATCGCGAAGCACTACCGATCGGTGAAGACACAGAGATTGTCACGCTTGGTGAAGGCATGACCCCGCTTGTGCCACTCGATGTCAACACCCCTGAACACTTCGCAAAGTTGGATTATCTCTGCCCGACCGGTTCCTATAAAGATCGAGGTGCGTCCGTCCTGCTCACGCACCTTAAGGCACTTGGGGTTGATACTGTTGTTGAAGATTCATCGGGCAATGCGGGTGCCGCGATAGCCGCCTACAGCGCGAGGGCAGGTATCCACTGCACCATCTACTGCCCGGAATCCACCTCAAAAGGTAAATTGAGACAGATTTCCGCTTACGGTGCCGAATTAAAACTGGTGGCAGGAAACCGTATGGCGACGACAGAGGCAGTGAAACTCGCCGCGGAGACCACCTGCTATGCCTCTCATAATTGGCATCCGTTTTTCTTGGAAGGCACAAAAACCCTCGCGTATGAGATTACCGAACAACTCGGATGGCGTGCACCGACACATGTCATCTGTCCAGTCGGATTCGGGAGTATCTATTTAGGACTCGCCATCGGATTCCGTGAATTGCAAACACAAGGGATTATCGAAAGCATTCCTCGGCTCCTTGGTGTGCAACCCGATGTCTGCTGTCCGATTTATAACGCATACACTGAGAACGATACATCTATCTCAAGAATGAAACAGACTGGAGACACACTTGCCGAAGGCATCACCGCGGAACTCCCCATCCGAGGCGACAATATTTTAGAAGCACTCCATTTATCAAACGGCGCATTTACCACAGTCAACGACACAGACATTGAGGACGGCATGAAAACGCTTGCAACCAAAGGGATTTATGTGGAACCTACGTCTGCCGTAATCGTTAAAGCATATCAGAAATTCCAAGAAGCAAGCGTCATCCAAGAAGGCGATTTGACAGTCTCAATCCTCACCGGTATCGGTTTAAAGGCAAGCAAATGA
- a CDS encoding oxygen-independent coproporphyrinogen III oxidase: MKHLLNHATSIYIHIPFCATKCYYCAFNTYTFHKEEAKAYLHALRTEMELYLPETDPLQTIFIGGGTPSILSADALAQLFTDIHQHFQITPNAEITVECNPGTVDGEKLKVMRDNGVNRLSFGLQAMQDETLKQLGRIHTVAEFLQSYRLAREAGFENINIDLIFALPDQTMEAWHHTLNETISLEPDHISAYNLVMEETTPFYEWWQAGDLHLPAEDTEADMFQYTIDTLTSHGYAHYEICNFAKPNRLARHNLVYWNNQPCIGLGAGACGYINGVRYTNIRGIAPYIHKLSQRHKPIADTERMTGHAEKAETLMLALRKHEGISLEVYRNRFGEDIEVAFGNILKKWIDLQLIEQTATHLRLTPRGLFLANEVFVELM, from the coding sequence ATGAAGCATCTTCTTAATCACGCTACCTCCATCTACATCCACATTCCCTTTTGCGCCACGAAGTGCTATTATTGCGCCTTCAACACCTACACCTTCCATAAAGAGGAGGCGAAAGCATACCTACACGCACTCCGAACGGAGATGGAACTCTACCTCCCTGAAACCGACCCGCTTCAAACGATCTTTATCGGGGGCGGCACGCCATCTATCCTCTCCGCGGATGCTTTGGCACAGTTATTTACGGATATACATCAGCATTTCCAAATAACACCGAACGCTGAAATCACTGTAGAATGCAATCCCGGAACCGTCGATGGTGAGAAATTGAAGGTGATGCGAGATAACGGGGTGAATCGGCTCAGTTTCGGTCTGCAAGCCATGCAAGACGAAACCTTGAAACAGTTAGGCAGAATCCACACCGTCGCTGAATTCCTACAGAGTTATCGCCTCGCCCGCGAAGCCGGATTTGAGAACATTAACATCGACCTCATTTTTGCACTGCCTGACCAAACGATGGAAGCGTGGCACCACACCCTCAATGAAACGATCTCCCTTGAACCCGACCATATCTCAGCCTATAACCTCGTCATGGAGGAAACGACCCCCTTCTATGAATGGTGGCAAGCCGGTGATCTCCACCTCCCTGCTGAGGATACCGAAGCGGATATGTTCCAATACACCATTGACACACTCACCTCGCACGGGTACGCCCACTACGAAATCTGTAACTTCGCCAAACCGAACCGCCTCGCGAGACACAACCTCGTCTACTGGAACAACCAGCCGTGTATCGGACTCGGTGCAGGCGCGTGTGGGTATATCAACGGTGTGCGTTATACGAATATTCGAGGTATCGCGCCTTACATTCACAAACTCTCCCAACGCCATAAACCCATCGCCGATACCGAACGCATGACGGGACACGCTGAGAAAGCAGAAACGCTCATGCTCGCACTTCGGAAGCACGAAGGTATCTCCCTTGAGGTCTATCGAAACCGATTCGGTGAAGACATCGAAGTCGCCTTTGGAAACATCCTCAAAAAATGGATAGATTTACAACTCATAGAACAAACCGCTACCCATCTCCGCCTCACCCCTCGCGGTCTTTTCCTCGCAAACGAAGTTTTCGTGGAATTGATGTAA
- a CDS encoding zinc-binding dehydrogenase, translating to MKTGKVAVFTEAQTPMEFREYPIPSVTPDDMLIRIRMANICGSDLHFWRGHGPKIESGIPQVLGHEMIGTIEAMGRNITMDSTGQPLTEGDRIAYSYFKPCQHCWMCLNGKPGCPNRYRDWLGVSSEQPPHFHGAYGEYYYMKPGHWVFKVPDALSDALVSPINCALSEVIYGLNQIGITLGDTVVIQGAGGLGLYATAVAKEMGAGKIIVFDRLPARLALAREFGADETLNVDEIDMKSRVEYVLDQTRGIGADLVAEFVGSPRVLAEGVEMLRWGGRYLWIGNINLGFPTEIDPGNIVRCSKAIRGVIVYEPWVIPRALDFLSRTRDRYPFHKIISDTFPFSDINEAFSYADSGEAIRVGLEFNEVH from the coding sequence ATGAAAACTGGAAAAGTTGCTGTCTTTACAGAAGCGCAAACACCCATGGAATTCCGGGAATACCCGATCCCATCCGTCACACCCGACGACATGCTCATCCGGATCCGTATGGCAAACATCTGCGGTTCCGACCTACATTTCTGGCGCGGACACGGACCCAAAATCGAGAGCGGTATCCCTCAAGTGCTCGGACACGAGATGATCGGCACGATCGAAGCAATGGGACGCAATATCACAATGGACAGCACGGGACAACCGCTAACCGAGGGCGACCGCATCGCCTACTCCTACTTCAAACCGTGTCAACACTGCTGGATGTGCCTCAATGGGAAACCGGGATGTCCGAACCGCTACCGAGACTGGCTCGGTGTCTCCAGCGAACAGCCACCCCATTTTCACGGTGCTTACGGCGAGTACTACTACATGAAACCCGGACATTGGGTGTTCAAGGTTCCCGATGCACTCTCTGACGCGCTCGTATCCCCTATCAACTGCGCATTATCTGAAGTCATTTACGGACTCAACCAGATCGGCATCACACTCGGCGATACTGTGGTCATCCAAGGTGCTGGTGGACTCGGACTCTACGCCACCGCAGTCGCAAAGGAGATGGGTGCCGGGAAAATCATCGTCTTCGATCGGCTCCCCGCACGTCTTGCCCTCGCTCGCGAGTTCGGTGCCGATGAAACCCTCAACGTCGACGAAATTGACATGAAATCCCGTGTGGAATACGTCCTCGATCAGACCCGCGGCATCGGTGCAGACCTCGTTGCCGAGTTTGTTGGCTCACCGCGCGTGCTCGCTGAAGGCGTGGAGATGCTCCGATGGGGCGGTCGTTATCTCTGGATCGGGAACATCAATCTCGGATTCCCCACAGAGATCGATCCCGGCAACATCGTCCGCTGCAGTAAAGCGATTCGCGGTGTGATTGTCTACGAGCCGTGGGTTATCCCGCGGGCACTCGATTTCCTAAGCCGAACACGAGACAGGTACCCGTTCCACAAAATCATCTCCGACACCTTCCCGTTCAGCGACATCAACGAAGCGTTCTCTTACGCCGACAGCGGTGAAGCAATCCGAGTCGGACTGGAATTCAACGAGGTTCATTAA
- a CDS encoding phosphodiester glycosidase family protein — protein sequence MRENRPDLTRLITVCALILFFILVIGALRAREHSFFRIGAGNSKNREALPDTVKRRDELQSNRWPKGFRLLRYWWAGGAAVYVAEMDRTASNLQFGVELANDQILGRETITDATRRLMEKHVLPLAGVNGSFGIREDNRGRGGMMFNLHIQNGELVSISTSLDRWGYSPASPWGETSFGVTPDGEFLLDRVKLNGKLKIAGDTLPIEAVNQICDSSSPTVIYTSRFGRRTLTRRCYEFTLRQIQLPLTGKYTSRFVVTAVNPRGNSIIPSDGVVLAIESREARNWTDKITRSTAGTLEIALTPKKWQRVQQGIGGNLRLVRDGKVEPELIEFGESRGGSAYRHRNAASRHPRSALGFNDEKLFLIAIDGRQHGYSMGMTLYHMGTFFSELGIKHAINFDGGSSSTLWALGRVANSPAHGYERRIFNIAMIRAK from the coding sequence ATGAGAGAAAACAGACCGGACCTCACACGACTCATTACCGTATGTGCACTGATCCTGTTCTTTATCCTGGTAATTGGAGCATTGCGCGCACGGGAACACTCATTTTTCCGCATCGGTGCTGGGAATAGTAAAAATCGAGAGGCACTTCCTGACACCGTCAAACGGCGTGATGAACTGCAAAGCAATCGATGGCCCAAAGGTTTTCGACTGCTTCGGTATTGGTGGGCGGGTGGCGCAGCGGTCTATGTTGCAGAGATGGACCGCACGGCGAGCAACCTCCAATTCGGTGTTGAACTCGCCAACGATCAGATCTTAGGACGCGAAACCATCACCGATGCAACAAGGCGACTCATGGAAAAACACGTGCTACCGCTCGCAGGTGTTAACGGGAGTTTCGGGATCCGGGAAGACAATCGTGGACGCGGCGGCATGATGTTCAATCTGCATATCCAAAATGGTGAACTCGTCAGTATCTCCACATCACTTGATAGGTGGGGATATTCGCCGGCATCCCCGTGGGGTGAAACGAGTTTTGGTGTAACGCCTGATGGCGAATTTCTCTTGGATAGAGTGAAACTCAACGGTAAACTCAAGATTGCTGGCGATACGCTTCCGATCGAGGCGGTGAACCAAATTTGCGATTCATCGTCTCCCACTGTCATCTATACATCACGCTTCGGACGCAGAACTTTAACGCGTCGATGCTACGAGTTCACGCTCAGACAAATTCAACTTCCACTCACCGGAAAATACACAAGCAGATTCGTCGTCACTGCGGTGAACCCGCGCGGCAACAGCATCATCCCGTCCGATGGGGTTGTGCTTGCAATTGAATCGAGGGAAGCGCGCAACTGGACAGACAAAATTACCAGATCCACAGCGGGTACACTGGAGATTGCGCTCACACCTAAAAAATGGCAACGGGTTCAGCAAGGAATCGGCGGGAACTTGCGGCTTGTCCGGGATGGTAAAGTCGAACCTGAACTCATCGAGTTTGGCGAATCGCGCGGTGGGAGTGCATACAGGCATCGTAATGCCGCGTCCCGTCACCCGCGCAGTGCCCTCGGATTTAACGATGAAAAACTATTCCTCATCGCCATTGACGGTCGGCAGCATGGGTACAGTATGGGAATGACGCTCTATCACATGGGAACATTTTTCAGTGAACTCGGCATCAAACACGCCATCAACTTCGACGGCGGAAGCTCCTCGACATTATGGGCACTTGGGAGAGTCGCGAACAGTCCCGCGCACGGCTACGAACGCCGCATCTTCAACATTGCCATGATCCGCGCCAAGTAA
- a CDS encoding XRE family transcriptional regulator produces MTKEKIEYEVGSGNVFKDLEIPNPEEYLAKTRLALIIYDIITERELKRGKAATQLGISKSEVTALLNGRLDDFSIERLFALLRKLDRDIEIVVRERPADTPPAEINISQAV; encoded by the coding sequence ATGACTAAAGAAAAAATTGAATATGAAGTAGGCAGCGGTAATGTATTCAAGGATTTGGAAATTCCGAATCCAGAGGAATACCTCGCAAAAACTCGTCTTGCCTTAATAATCTATGATATTATAACCGAAAGGGAACTTAAACGTGGCAAGGCGGCTACGCAACTGGGGATTAGTAAGTCCGAAGTCACAGCACTTCTAAATGGCAGACTGGACGACTTTTCGATCGAACGTCTATTTGCATTGCTTAGAAAATTGGATCGGGACATTGAAATTGTTGTCCGAGAGAGACCTGCTGATACACCTCCTGCCGAGATTAACATCTCACAGGCTGTCTGA